The Aerococcus christensenii genome segment CTTATGCTTTGGAAGGCTCCATCTTTGTAGCAGGGAGCGCTATTCAATGGTTAAGAGATAGTATGCGACTAGTGAAGACTTCTCCAGAATCTGAAAATTATGCGATGAAGTCTCAAAATGACGATGAAGTTTATGTGGTTCCTGCCTTTACAGGATTAGGAGCTCCACATTGGGATCCAAAGGCAAGAGGATCTGTCTTTGGATTAACTCGAGGGACAACACGGGAAGATTTTGTGAAGGCTACCCTTCAATCCTTGGCTTATCAAACACGGGACATTATCGATACGATGGAACTCGATACGGAAATTGAGATCAATGTCTTAAAAGTAGACGGTGGAGCAGCGATGAATAACTACCTCATGCAGTTCCAAGCAGATATCTTAGGAATTGAAATCGCCCGAGCAAAGAATCTTGAAACAACCGCTCTGGGTGCTGCCTTTTTAGCGGGATTAGCGGTAGGTTTTTGGAAGGATGTTAATGAATTAAGAGGTTTAAACTCTATTGGACAAACCTTCACACCAACGATGAACAATGCGCATAAAGAGCAGCTCTACAATGGCTGGAAGCGTGCGGTGAAAGCCACCCGTTTATTTACAGAAGTAGAAGAAGCACAAGATTAGGGAAAAAATACAGAAAGAAGCGACCATGATGAAATTCTCAAAAGAAACACGACAACAAGCCATCGATAAACTCAAAGAGAGAACCTTAGACCTCTTAATTATCGGAGGAGGCATTACGGGAGCAGGTGTGGCTTTACAAGCGGCTGCAAGTGGCTTAGAAACAGGCTTAATTGAAATGCAAGACTTTGCAGAAGGGACCAGCAGTCGGTCGACCAAATTAGTTCACGGAGGCATTCGCTACTTGAAACAATTCGATGTAGAAGTAGTGGCAGATACTGTTGGAGAACGGGCCGTTGTCCAACAAATTGCTCCTCATATTCCTAAGCCAGATCCCATGCTTCTTCCAGTTTATGATGAACCAGAGACAACTTTTAATCTCTTTCGCTTGAAGATTGCTATGGATCTCTATGATTCCTTAGCAGGTGTCACTCAAACCCAATATGCTAATACCCTCTTGACTAAGGAAGAAGTCTTAGAATATGAGCCTGATTTAAATCCAGAAGGTCTTCTAGGAGGCGGACAATATCTCGATTTTAATAATAGCGATATTCGGTTAGTGATTGAAAATATTAAACGGGCCAATCAAGATGGAGCACTTATCGCAAGTCGTGTGGAAGCAGTTGATTATGTCTATGATGATCATCAAAAGATAAAAGGTGTAGTAGCCAAGGATCTCTTGACAGGAGAGACCTTTACTATTCAAGCACGCTATGTCATTAATACCACTGGCCCATGGAGCGATAAAACGCGTTATCTCGGTCAAGATGTCGCTAAAACTAATATGCGTCCCACCAAGGGCGTGCATTTGGTTGTTGACAGTAGTAAATTAAAGGTTTCTCAGCCGGTTTATTTTGATAGCGGTTATGAAGATGGCCGGATGATTTTTGTCTTGCCTCGTGAGAATAAGACCTATTTTGGAACGACAGATACAGATTATCAGGGAGACTTTAAACATCCTCGAGTAGAGCAAGATGATGTCGATTACCTTTTAGGAGCGGTGAACCGGCGATTCCCTAAAGCTCACTTAAGATTAGAAGATATTGAAAGTTCTTGGGCAGGCTTACGTCCTTTACTTTCAGGAAACAGTGCTTCTGATTATAATGGTGGGAATAGCGGAAAGATAAATGATGAAAGTTTCAATCAATTAATCGACGCAGTAAAAGCTTATCTTCACCAAGAAAAAACGAGAGATCAGGTCGAACGCGTGGTGGCAGGTTTGGAAGCGAGTCTTTCTGAACAAGAACTCAGCCCTTCTCAAGTGTCGAGAGGGAGTAGCTTAGAGCAGGATGAGAATGGCTTGATTACCTTAGCCGGTGGTAAAATTACGGACTATCGGAA includes the following:
- the glpO gene encoding type 1 glycerol-3-phosphate oxidase, with the protein product MKFSKETRQQAIDKLKERTLDLLIIGGGITGAGVALQAAASGLETGLIEMQDFAEGTSSRSTKLVHGGIRYLKQFDVEVVADTVGERAVVQQIAPHIPKPDPMLLPVYDEPETTFNLFRLKIAMDLYDSLAGVTQTQYANTLLTKEEVLEYEPDLNPEGLLGGGQYLDFNNSDIRLVIENIKRANQDGALIASRVEAVDYVYDDHQKIKGVVAKDLLTGETFTIQARYVINTTGPWSDKTRYLGQDVAKTNMRPTKGVHLVVDSSKLKVSQPVYFDSGYEDGRMIFVLPRENKTYFGTTDTDYQGDFKHPRVEQDDVDYLLGAVNRRFPKAHLRLEDIESSWAGLRPLLSGNSASDYNGGNSGKINDESFNQLIDAVKAYLHQEKTRDQVERVVAGLEASLSEQELSPSQVSRGSSLEQDENGLITLAGGKITDYRKMAEGAMKKIIDLLEKNEHRHFHLINSKTYPVSGGEINPANIEAEFESYTQIGVNRGLDKEEAYYLASYYGSNVTQLYALAGKVEAIEGMTLAESLMLYYALEQEMVLTPVDYFLRRTNYMLFKREKLEDLKAPVLKTMATYFQWTPEEEEAQREALEKTLRENDLSDLKAKS